DNA from Antricoccus suffuscus:
CATGGTCAACTGCAACCCCGAGACCGTCTCGACCGACTACGACACGTCAGATCGACTCTACTTCGAGCCGCTGACGTTCGAGGACGTCATGGAAGTCATCGAGGCCGAGCGGGCCGTCGGACCGGTCGAAGGCGTGCTGTGCCAGCTCGGCGGCCAGACACCGCTCAAGCTCGCGCAACGGCTCAAGGACGCGGGGGTGCCGGTGCTCGGCACCCAGCCCGAGGCGATCGACCTGGCCGAGGAGCGTGGTGCTTTCGGTCGGGTGCTGCATGCGGCCGGACTGCCGGCGCCCAAGCATGGCACGGCGTTCTCTTACTCAGAGGCGAAGGAGATCGCCGACGAGATCGGCTATCCGGTCCTGGTGCGCCCGTCGTACGTCCTGGGTGGACGCGGCATGGAGATCGTCTACGACGACGACACTCTCGAGGGCTACATCCTGCGCGCCACTCAGGTCAGCCCCGAGCATCCCGTGCTGGTCGACCGGTTCCTGGAAGACGCGGTCGAGCTCGACGTCGATGCGTTGTACGACGGAGAAGAGCTCTATCTCGGCGGCGTGATGGAACACATCGAGGAGGCCGGCGTGCACAGCGGCGACTCGTCCTGTGCGCTGCCGCCGATCACGCTGGGAGTCTCGGAGATCGATCGGATCCGGGAGTCCACACGTAAGATCGCCGAGGGCGTAGGAGTTCGCGGCCTGCTCAACGTGCAGTACGCGCTGAAGGACGACATCATCTACGTCCTGGAGGCCAACCCGCGTGCGTCGCGGACCGTGCCGTTCGTGTCGAAGGCGACGGCCGTGTCGATGGCCAAGGCCGCCTCGCGCATTGCGGTGGGGCAGAGCATCAAGCAGTTGCGCGCCGATGGTTTTCTGCCTGCCCGCGGCGACGGGGGAGACCTGCCGCTCGATTCGGCGATCGCGGTCAAGGAAGCGGTGATGCAGTTCCACCGGTTCCAGACCAAGGACGGCGATCCGATCGACAACGTGCTCGGCCCGGAGATGAAGTCCACCGGCGAGGTGATGGGCATCGACGCCGCGTTTGGCACCGCGTTCGCGAAGTCGCAGACGGCGGCGTACGGATCGTTGCCGATGTCCGGCACGGTGTTCGTCAGCCTGGCCAATCGGGACAAGCGCTCGGCGATCTTCCCGGTCAAGCGGCTGTCCGATCTCGGCTTCGAAGTCGTCGCCACGAAGGGGACCGCGCAGGTATTGCGGCGCAATGGCGTGGCCGCGAAGGTCGTCCGCAAATACAGTGACGGGCCGGACAACTGCGTGGAGATGATTGAGGACGGCCGAATCGACATGGTCATCAACACGCCGGGCGGCGGCGCCGGCAACGGCTCGGCTCGGCGCGACGGTTACGAGATCCGCACGGCGGCCATCCACGCGCGGATTGCCTGCATCACTACGGTTCCCGGAGCCGCGGCCGCGGTGCAGGGCATCGAGTCGCTGCGTGCCGGTGACGTCGGTGTCCGATCACTTCAGGACCTGCAGGCGGCGCTGCGCCGTACCACCGCGTGAGCGACGACGGCCCGGCGAAGCGTCGACGCCCGGTTGGCGCGGTCCTGGCCAGCGGTGGCTACCGGCTGGCCAAGCCGGTGCTGTTCCGGCTCGGTGGCGGCGATGCCGAGACGGCGCATGAGTGGACGATGAAGCGGCTCACCCGGGTCTCCAAGACGGCGCCGGTACGTCGCACGGTGACCCGCATGCTCGCCACCGAACCGTCACCGATCCGCGTCTTCGGTGTCGACTTCCCCAACCGGGTCGGCCTCGCCGCCGGGATGGACAAGGACGGCCGCGCGCTCAAGGCCTGGCCGGCACTCGGGCTCGGTTTCGTCGAGGTGGGCACCGTGACCTGGCATCCGCAGCCAGGCAACCCGCGTCCACGGCTGTTTCGGCTGACCAATAGCAACGCGCTGATCAACCGGATGGGTTTCAACAACGCGGGCGCGCGCGCCTTGGCGACGACTCTGGCGAAGGTCGGGCCGATCGGCGTACCTCTCGGAATCAGCCTCGGGAAGTCCAAGATCACCCCGATCGACGAGGCCATCGACGACTACGTTGCCTCGCTCCACGAGCTGCGTCAGTACGCCGACTACATCGCGATCAATGTCAGCAGCCCCAACACCCCCGGCCTGCGCTCGCTGCAGGACCGCGGCTACCTCTCCGAGCTGCTCGCCGCCTTAGTCGCCGAGGCCGGCGATGTACCGGTATTGGTCAAGGTCGCCCCGGACCTCACCGAAGATGCCGTGGGTGAGCTGCTTGGCGTACTCGACGAGCACCGCGCGGCCGGAATCATCGCGACTAACACGACTCTCGAACGGCACCCGCTCGATCCGGCCGACGCCGACCAGGCGGCGCAAACCGGCGGCCTGAGCGGTGCACCGCTCACCGAGCGATCCCGCGAGATGGTGCGCTTCATCCACCGCGAGTCTGGCGGCACGCTGCCGATCATCGGCGTTGGAGGGATTGGCAGCGGCGAGGACGCGAAGGCGATGATCGACGCGGGCGCCGCCCTCGTACAGATTTACTCGGGACTGATCTACCGCGGCCCCCGGCTGATCGGTGAGGCTACTCGAGCGACGGCACGGTCTGTGCGTTAATAGATGGCGCGCAGGCTTCAACGAAAGGACCACGAGCGATGATGCCCGAACCCTTCGGCGACCGGCTGCTCGCCGCGTTCGAGGCCCGGGTGCCGATGTGCGTCGGCATCGACCCGCACAAACAGCTACTCGAGGCGTGGGGACTGCGCGACGACGTCGCTGGTCTGGAGTCGTTCGCGCGCACCTGCATCGACGCCTTCGCCGACCAGGTTGCGGTCCTCAAACCACAGTCGGCGTTCTTCGAACGGCATGGGGCAGCGGGCGTCGCTGTCCTGGAGCGCACGATAGCCGCGGCCCGGGCCGCTGGCGCCTTGGTCATCCTCGACGCGAAACGCGGCGATATCGGGTCGACCGCGGCGGCGTACGCCGAGGCCTATCTCGAGCGACACAGCGCGATGTTCTGCGACGCGTTGACCGTCTCGCCGTACCTCGGGTTCGGGTCGGTGCGGCCGTTCATCGACGCCGCGCAACGCAACGGCGCCGGAGTGTTCGTGCTTGCCGAGACTTCCAATCCCGAAGGCCCGCAGGTGCAACGCGCCGCCGTCGCGGCCGGCATGACGGTCGCTCAACACATCGTCAACGAAGCGGCCGAGGTCAACACCCAGTTTCTCGACGAGCGAAATTCGACGTTGGGTAGCGTCGGAGTGGTCATTGGTGGGACTATTGCACCGGGGGGCGTCGACGTACGGCGCTTGAGGGGACCGATACTCGTGCCTGGTTTTGGAGCGCAAGGCGCGACTGTCGCCGATTTGGCGAGATTGTTCCCGAAAGAGTGCACCGTGATCGCATCGACGTCACGGGACATTCTCTCTGCCGGTCCAGAGAGGGGCGAGTTGACACAGAAGGCTAAAACTGTCGGGTCCCGACTTGCAGAACAGCGGGGAGACTAGCCGTCAGCGCCACGGGTGCAAGGCACTAAAACGGGCGGTCCTGCTGTGTTTTACCAGTCTCAAATTTTCAATTTGTTGCGGGATAAGCGCATATCGAGACACATAATTCGCGGTACATTAGAACGACCTGATGACGTGGTTGATCGGCGCGGGGGCGCTGAGCCGTCGGCCACCTGTCGGGTCAATCCAGCGATATGGCGATCAGCGCCATATACATAGAGAGGTGACATTTCTGTGGCTCTCCCGAATCTCACTCCGGAACAGCGCGCAGCTGCGCTCGACAAAGCAGCGGTCGCACGCCGTCGGAGGGCGGAATTCAAGGATCGGCTCAAACGGGGCGGTATTTCATTGACGGAGGTACTAGACCTGGGCACGTCTGACGAAGTGGTCGGACGCACCAGGGTGCTCGACGTCATCGAGTCGCTCCCCGGGATCGGCGCGGTCAAGGCCGCGCGGATTATGGAAAAGCTGGAGATCTCGCCCAGCCGGCGAGTCCGTGGACTCGGCGTCAAACAACGCGTCGCGTTAGAGGGCGAAATCAACTCCCGCGGCCAGTAGGTGCACACCTCCGGCAGGCTCGTCGTACTCACTGGCCCGTCCGGGGTCGGCAAGGGGTCGGTAATGGCGAAGATGCGCACCTTGCTCTCGTCAGCTACCGGCCCCGCGCCGCACGACCACGCATCGGTGGGGACGATCGGCGACATGCCGGTCTGGCTTTCGGTCTCGGCCACGACTCGCAGACCGCGGCCGGGCGAGGTGCATGGGCGGCACTACTACTTCCTGAGCGACGCCGAGTTCGACGCACTGGTGGAACGGGGGGAGTTGCTCGAGTGGGCGGCGTTTGCCGGTAATCGGTATGGAACCCCGCGTGCGCCGGTGGAATCGCGGCTCGCGGAGGGCGGCTCGGTGCTGTTGGAGATTGAGCTCGCCGGCGCGCGCCAGGTCAAGGCGGCGATGCCCGAGGCGCTGATGGTCTTCCTGGCGCCTCCTTCGCGCGACGAACTACGTCGGCGGCTGATCGGGCGCGGGACCGAGGATGACGACGCGGTGCAGGCCAGGTTGGCGCAGGCGGATGTCGAAATCAGTGCGGCGGACGAGTTTGACGTCACCATTGTGAACGACGACGTAACGCAGGCCGCGCTTAGGTTGGTAGACTTGATTGCTGGCCATTAGTTGGCCGCCACTCTGTGTCTTTACACCGCACGTTTTCTACACCGCACAGTCTACGAATGGATCACCCACCGTGTCCGGAGTTTCACCCGCGCCAGAAGGCATCACCAACCCGCCGATCGACGAGTTGCTGACGCATACGACGTCCAAGTACGCGCTGGTCATCTACGCCGCCAAACGCGCGCGCCAGATCAACGCCTACTACGGCCAGCTGTCTGAAGGGTTGCTGGAGCATGTCGGGCCCCTCGTTGAGGTTGCCCCACAGGAGAAGCCGCTGTCGATCGCGCTACGCGAGATCAACGATGGCCTTCTGACGTCCGAACCGTTCGAAGCTTCGTAGTACGACGGGGCGCCCAGATGAGTGTCGCTGAGATGAACGCTATGCCGGCCGGATCTGCGGCCCCACGCGTTGTGCTCGGCGTTGCCGGCGGCATTGCGGCGTACAAGTCGTGCGAGGTGCTGCGCGCGCTGACCGAGTCTGCTCATCATGTGGACGTCATCCCCACCGACGCGGCCCTCAATTTCGTCGGCGCCGCCACCTTTGAGGCGCTCAGCGGTCACCCCGTCACAACCGGGGTCTTCAGCGACATTCCCGCCGTACGGCATGTCAGCCTCGGCCAGCGAGCCGATCTGATTGTCGTCGTACCGGCCACCGCCGACCTGATCTCACGAATGGCGCAGGGCCGTGCCGACGACCTGCTCACCGCGTCCCTGTTGGTGGCGCGATGTCCGGTGCTCATCGCGCCGGCCATGCACACCGAGATGTGGGAGCACCCGGCCACCCGCGCCAATATCGCTACGCTGCGCGAGCGGGGCGTAGCGGTCGTGGGCCCTGCGATCGGGCGGCTCACCGGCGCCGACACCGGTGCCGGCCGGCTCGCCGAGCCAGCCGAGATCGCGGAACTTGCCAAACTTCTGATCCAGCGCCCCGAGGCCCTGCCCGCCGACCTGACCGGGCGCCGCGTCCTGGTGACGGCCGGCGGCACCCGTGAGGCTCTCGACCCGGTGCGATTTCTCACTAACCGTTCATCAGGCAAGCAGGGGGTCGCGATCGCACGCGTCGCCGCCGCGCGCGGTGCGGAGGTCACGTTCGTCGCCGCCAACATCCACGCACCGGACCCCGCCGGGTCGCGGGTGATCCGCGTCGAGTCGGCCCGCCAGATGCAAGAAGTCGTCACCGCGGAGGCGAAGGAAGCCGACGTCGTGGTGATGGCCGCGGCCGTGTCGGACTTCCGCCCGAGCAACTATTCGGGCGCGAAGATTAAGAAGACCGATGCTGATCCGGACATCGTCGCACTGACCAAGAACCCCGATATTCTCGCTGGTCTCGTCCGCGATCGGACCGCCGGGGCGCTGCGCGCATCGACGCTCATCACCGGTTTTGCCGCGGAGACCGGCGACGACAAGCACACCGTGATCGACTACGCCCGCGCCAAGCTCGAGCGCAAGGGTTGCGACCTGCTGCTGGTCAACTCGGTCGCCGCCGGCGGCGCCTTCGAGGGAGACACCAACGCCGGGGTCGTACTCGGCTCTGACGGCACCGAGGTGACCATCGCGGACGGCTCGAAGACGGCCCTCGCCGCCCGCCTGCTCGACGTGATTGCCGGCAAGCTTCGCGACCGCGCGCCTGCGTAGGTCGCGATCGCCGCGGCCAGCAACGGTAGGGTGGGACCCGCTTGACTGAAAGTGTCCACGAAAATCGTCTACCAATAAGCAGGAGTTCGATGTCTCGACGTCTATTCACTTCGGAGTCGGTGACGGAAGGTCACCCAGACAAAATTGCTGACTCGATCAGCGACGCGATCCTTGACGCGCTATTGACCGACGACCCGCATGCCCGGGTAGCGGTCGAAACTCTCATCATGACCGGACAGGTGCATGTCGCCGGCGAGGTATCGACCTCGGCATACGCGGACATCCCGGCGATCGTCCGCAATCGCATCCTCGACATTGGCTACGACTCGTCGGACAAGGGCTTCGACGGCGGCTCTTGTGGAGTCAGCGTGTCGATCGGCGCGCAGTCACCCGAGATCGCGCAGGGTGTCGACAAGGCGTACGAGAGTCGGGTCGAAGGCACCGAGGACCAGATCGCCACACAGGGCGCCGGCGACCAGGGCCTGATGTTTGGCTACGCGTGCAACGAGACGCCCGAACTCATGCCGCTGCCGATCGCACTGGCGCATCGCCTCTCACGGCGCCTGACCGAGGTCCGCAAGGACGGCACGATGCCGTACCTGCGTCCCGACGGCAAGACCCAGGTGACCATCGAGTACGTCGACGGTAAGCCGACCCGCGTCGACACCGTCGTACTGTCCACCCAACATGCCGAGGACATCTCCCTCGACACCATGCTCACT
Protein-coding regions in this window:
- the metK gene encoding methionine adenosyltransferase, producing the protein MSRRLFTSESVTEGHPDKIADSISDAILDALLTDDPHARVAVETLIMTGQVHVAGEVSTSAYADIPAIVRNRILDIGYDSSDKGFDGGSCGVSVSIGAQSPEIAQGVDKAYESRVEGTEDQIATQGAGDQGLMFGYACNETPELMPLPIALAHRLSRRLTEVRKDGTMPYLRPDGKTQVTIEYVDGKPTRVDTVVLSTQHAEDISLDTMLTPDVKKYIVDHVLGELDIDSTDYRLLVNPTGKFVIGGPMGDAGLTGRKIIVDTYGGYARHGGGAFSGKDPSKVDRSAAYAMRWVAKNVVAAGLADQCEVQVAYAIGKAEPVGHFVECFGTEKYDVIAIEDAIASVFDLRPFAIIRDLDLLRPIYSATSAYGHFGRVDVDFPWERTDRVDELKKAVAS
- a CDS encoding quinone-dependent dihydroorotate dehydrogenase, whose amino-acid sequence is MSDDGPAKRRRPVGAVLASGGYRLAKPVLFRLGGGDAETAHEWTMKRLTRVSKTAPVRRTVTRMLATEPSPIRVFGVDFPNRVGLAAGMDKDGRALKAWPALGLGFVEVGTVTWHPQPGNPRPRLFRLTNSNALINRMGFNNAGARALATTLAKVGPIGVPLGISLGKSKITPIDEAIDDYVASLHELRQYADYIAINVSSPNTPGLRSLQDRGYLSELLAALVAEAGDVPVLVKVAPDLTEDAVGELLGVLDEHRAAGIIATNTTLERHPLDPADADQAAQTGGLSGAPLTERSREMVRFIHRESGGTLPIIGVGGIGSGEDAKAMIDAGAALVQIYSGLIYRGPRLIGEATRATARSVR
- the gmk gene encoding guanylate kinase, which translates into the protein MHTSGRLVVLTGPSGVGKGSVMAKMRTLLSSATGPAPHDHASVGTIGDMPVWLSVSATTRRPRPGEVHGRHYYFLSDAEFDALVERGELLEWAAFAGNRYGTPRAPVESRLAEGGSVLLEIELAGARQVKAAMPEALMVFLAPPSRDELRRRLIGRGTEDDDAVQARLAQADVEISAADEFDVTIVNDDVTQAALRLVDLIAGH
- the pyrF gene encoding orotidine-5'-phosphate decarboxylase; this encodes MMPEPFGDRLLAAFEARVPMCVGIDPHKQLLEAWGLRDDVAGLESFARTCIDAFADQVAVLKPQSAFFERHGAAGVAVLERTIAAARAAGALVILDAKRGDIGSTAAAYAEAYLERHSAMFCDALTVSPYLGFGSVRPFIDAAQRNGAGVFVLAETSNPEGPQVQRAAVAAGMTVAQHIVNEAAEVNTQFLDERNSTLGSVGVVIGGTIAPGGVDVRRLRGPILVPGFGAQGATVADLARLFPKECTVIASTSRDILSAGPERGELTQKAKTVGSRLAEQRGD
- the rpoZ gene encoding DNA-directed RNA polymerase subunit omega, whose product is MSGVSPAPEGITNPPIDELLTHTTSKYALVIYAAKRARQINAYYGQLSEGLLEHVGPLVEVAPQEKPLSIALREINDGLLTSEPFEAS
- the mihF gene encoding integration host factor, actinobacterial type; the protein is MALPNLTPEQRAAALDKAAVARRRRAEFKDRLKRGGISLTEVLDLGTSDEVVGRTRVLDVIESLPGIGAVKAARIMEKLEISPSRRVRGLGVKQRVALEGEINSRGQ
- the coaBC gene encoding bifunctional phosphopantothenoylcysteine decarboxylase/phosphopantothenate--cysteine ligase CoaBC, with translation MSVAEMNAMPAGSAAPRVVLGVAGGIAAYKSCEVLRALTESAHHVDVIPTDAALNFVGAATFEALSGHPVTTGVFSDIPAVRHVSLGQRADLIVVVPATADLISRMAQGRADDLLTASLLVARCPVLIAPAMHTEMWEHPATRANIATLRERGVAVVGPAIGRLTGADTGAGRLAEPAEIAELAKLLIQRPEALPADLTGRRVLVTAGGTREALDPVRFLTNRSSGKQGVAIARVAAARGAEVTFVAANIHAPDPAGSRVIRVESARQMQEVVTAEAKEADVVVMAAAVSDFRPSNYSGAKIKKTDADPDIVALTKNPDILAGLVRDRTAGALRASTLITGFAAETGDDKHTVIDYARAKLERKGCDLLLVNSVAAGGAFEGDTNAGVVLGSDGTEVTIADGSKTALAARLLDVIAGKLRDRAPA